The DNA sequence TCCACCTCCTTCAACCTCGGGGTATAGGGGGATcccgtaaggggggttagtggtcagaatagttcaatattcatacccaacgggttgaggattcacaggtgcatgtagctgctgaaattgggaattcgtcccttgaggagccgcGGGATTCGTCCTTGTGGCTGAGGCTCAGTTGCTCCCAtcagggttcctccttgggtggaggcgTTTGTTgagtgtgggggtatctccaCCATCGACGAAATCGTTTGGGTCGTCCGAACTGGTGTTCCTTCGGGGGCATTGTTTCTGCTCtgtgtgttcaccatggttgttgttatgctttcccaTAGAAGGCGctaaatgttatggattaaaaattatgtcgtatttattactagggttcgtgagtttcaaggctcgatttgactagTCTCTTGtctcgtgactcaatctgcctttcacaagatgcctacgtaccttgctgtgtgtcaaggatcaagtcaaaaaacgtaatTCTGATTTGTGAGGTAAGACCCCTTATTTAGGCATGGAATGTGTTGGAATTAGGTTAAGGTTAGGTAatttggtggacaagtctcagattTAGAGTGGACTTTTAAGTTTTATAATGCAAGAAATTGATTCCTTACCTCatgagatttcttggaggccaatctccaaagaattgtgtccttatttggactttaCTTATCAGCTATTTTTtcccatattaattaattacgaaattaattaatactCAAAATTTTAGAACCTTTATAATGAGATTTATTGTTAGCCCAACCCGGGCATTATTAATACGATATTAACTGCGCAACTAGAATTTATTTTTCTCCCTCAGGAACAATGGGACACTTTTTGAAGAGTATTTTGAACATGTTTGGGGAAACTAGCCCTACTAAAATATCTCTATATATAACCATGGACAAATTATTTTTTAGATCAATAGAGGGCTTTCTTGTCAAAAAAAAAGGGGTAAGAGTATAAACTTTGAAAAATAAATTGTTAAAAGGGGTGAAATAGATAGTCCTCTAATCCTGAACCTTTTTTGTagttttttttttgtaaaaatcaTATATTTTCTTTCCCGATTCCATGCAACAAACCTAAGCTTGAATCGAGTACTAACACTTGCATAAACTAGAAGTACTTCGTAATACAAAGATCTACTACCACTGATTATGATAATGAGATCACAGAGCATAAACATCTACTGAGTTTTCCTTGTGAGGTAAGACCCCTTATTTAGGCATGGAATGTGTTGGAATTAGGTTAAGGTTAGGTAatttggtggacaagtctcagattTAGAGTGAACTTTTAAGTTTTATAATGCAAGAAATTGATTCCTTACCTCatgagatttcttggaggccaatctccaaaaaattgtgtccttatttggactttaCTTATCAGCTATTTTTtcccatattaattaattacgaaattattTAATACTCAAAATTTTAGAACCTTTATAATGAGATTTATTGTTAGCCCAAACCGGGCATTATTAATACGATATTAACTGCGCAACCAGAATTTATTTTTCTCCCTCAGGAACAATGGGACACTTTTTGAAGAGTATTTTGAACATGTTTGGGGAAACTAGCCCTACTAAAATATCTCTATATATAACCATGGACAAATTATTTTTTAGATCAATAGAGGGCTTTCTTGTCAAAAAAAAAGGGGTAAGAGTATAAACTTTGAAAAATAAATTGTTAAAAGGGGTGAAATAGATAGTCCTCTAATCCTGAACCTTTTTTGTagttttttttttgtaaaaatcatataatttCTTTCCCGATTCCATGCAACAAACCTAAGCTTGAATCGAGTACTAACACTTGCATAAACTAGAAGTACTTCGTAATACAAAGATCTACTACCACTGATTATGATAATGAGATCACAGAGCATAAACATCTACTGAGTTTTCCTATTTGGATAGAAATATACATTTGTGTAGGGGAACTACTGTCTACGAAAGGAGTCTGCAATTTTTCTTCATTACCCTGCCAACTTTTCACCATACGAATTCTACTAGTCGAGCCATTTGTAGAGTCATAACGAACTACCGAAAACCAACCGGAGATCGGGGTCCCAGCATTTGGTAGTAAACTAGTTGCGCCAACTGTTTTGCTTCTTTGCTTCAAATATCGCTCCATCGTTCAGCATGTCCTGAGCATCAGTTTCCATTCCAAGCTTAGAAAGAGCAAGTGCCTGCATGTAGAAGGCAGTGGGCCACTCGGGCAAGCACACCTGAGCTTGCATTGCATCTCGCAGCGCAAATTCTGGCTGTCCAAGCATTAAGTAGGAGATAGCTCGTCTTACAAAAATGGTACCAGAGGGAACTGACATCATAGAAACCAACTGCATTTTGAACAATGGTTGTCAAATTTTATGGTTGAAAGTGATACTTGACAAATTTACAATGGTACAAACACAATAGGTAAAAAATTAAGACTTATGCTTACACTAATCTAAATGGATTGTTAAGGATTTTCGTAAAATGACCGTAAGGTGAAGCAATGATACTAATAAAAAAAGGCACTTCATATCGGAATAATTGCAAACTACATCATCTGAACATTTGTAACATATCCAATCCGAGAATTAAGTCCAGAAATAAACCTACAGTTTTAACTGCATAGAAACTCTTTTTTTGTATAATTGAACACAGCCACCTACTCTTGCCTCTTACAAGGTAATACCACTAGAAATAGTCTTGGTTGCGTTAGAAACAAATTTAGCTTTTCCAAAAAAATACTGGCAGTACTATTGCACTACTTTCTGATTTCATTGTATATCTTGTCGAGCTATTGCAGTGAACTGACTGAATCCAATTAGAAAACTCAAATATATGGTTTGCTTAGTCCACAAACTGAAACAtgaaaaaaagaaaaagcaaaaaaaGAAAAAGATCTAATAAGCAAGTTCATAACATTAGTTAAAAATTGCACCTTGGAATAATAGTCCACCGCATTTGTGAAGTCTTTGTCCCTAAATGCAATATCTCCAAATTTCTTTGTATTTAGCATATCTTGCACTTGTTGAGTCCATTCTTGGAATGAGAGCTTTATAAGATAAACATGCGCCATCGCACAAGACTAAATTAGTATAATAACAGGACGGAATTTCTTTGACTTTTTTAAGACAAACAAAATCCCTCAAGAAAGATACTAGTCATATAATAGTATATCTATTTTATGAGTCTTCATAATGGAAAACCGAACCATAACAAATTAAGGTTTAAAATCAGGCCACTTGTTTAGGCATATTAGTTTTAGAGTCTGCTCGCCCatgtttttgtctttaaaaagGTATTCGGCATTAGACATTCCTAAACAATATATTAATTCACCTCATTttctgctccttcttcatctcTATAACCAGTTTTAAGCAAGATATCATGTACTGCCGTAAAATCCATCCTAGCACAAGCCTTTCCAAGAGGAGAAAGCATGGTTGGCAGAACTGCTGGGGTTTTTGTCAGACCCATCAAAACATGAGATGCAACCTATGAATACGCAATGTAAATAGAATGTGATATAACATAGAATAAGCCTAGCACATAACATCTTACACTAAAACAAATTAAATTTGGATAGGATGTATTTTTAAATTTACCTCTTTCTGCTTTTGAAGGGGTGCCACTGCAGTAAGAAGAAACTTGATCTCTGGTCGGTCTCTAGCCTCATAGTTAAGACATTGTGAAGCAAGTGTAACCAGTGCAGTTGCATCTTCGTTTGCGTATTGTCCTTCTAATGAAGAATCCACTAGCAACAGAACATTTTTCCCCCTGATCAAATCCAATGCCTAGAATACCATATTATGTTTAGTCCTCAATATCAATATGACAATGTGTAAAAACTCGTCGCATGTATGCTGGAGATATTTAAAAGGATGATATCGTATGTGAAAACCAAATAGTTATCTATATCTTTCTAATCATATGATCATCAATAGGGTGAAGGAGCGAAAATCTAGTTGCAATTTATTGTATGCTCCAGTGGTATATAATACATTAGAAAACTCGAAAGCATGGAGCAAGTGTCATGTCCATTAATAACTTTTTCTATTCATTATGTACAcatattttaaaactataaagCAGTCCTATATTTTTATACGCATACACATCATCAAATATTAGGACATCAgtattaattaagtcatatatgTTATGCAGGAATTAAATGGAAAGAATATGCAATAATATAGAAATGCTTTGAAATAATGCTAATGACTGAAATGTGATAtttacatatacatatatatatatagagagagagagagagagggagagagagagatacacacatatatatatgtcATTATGTTTTAAAACAATGCTAAAGACTAAAATGTAGGACTTTGCATAATATGTTATGTTATCCGAAATCCGATGGGAGGACACCAATAAAAGGGAAAGAAGAGGGAGAGTTTGATACATGATCAAACATGTTCTAGATGATCATTGCAAAACTCAAAGCCATCAGAATATCCAATTATATGGGAAAAATGTTCCCTGTATTCTTTTCCTAATATCACGGAACATTTTTAATATTTGTCATCAGTATCCTAGACATCATCCAACTTTAGCACGTCCACAAGTAACTTGATTTAAAGGTTTTGATACTTTTTATGTAGAGTAAGATATTAATCGCTTCTGCAAGTCTACAGGTAGTTTTCATTGGCTAAATTCAAAACTTTTATCATGAAAAGTAACAGGATAAATTTGACACCTCCAATTAAAAACAGAAACAAAATTATGCACCTTAATGTTCACTTCTGGAAAATATTGCTTGTAAAATAAAATGAACTATGTATCAAATTTGTTGCAGGCTTGTTACGTTAAAAAGCACATTAATTAGTGTATAACTTCTGCCCTAATGTAGATTTTACAGGTGCCTTGCGAATATTTTGGTTGATTTAGAACATGCTTATAGCCACAATAGTCATAGGAAAGCCAACAAAAGAGAGCATTCTTTTCCGAAAAATAAGAAGGGGAAAAAAGAAAAAGAGGCAAATTTAATAGTAAGACATACATTGTAGGTAAGCAAACAAGAAAAAGAAGTCTCAAAGAAGCTGTATTAAAGTGAAGTGCTACAACTGACAAGTCATACATGGCTTGGTGGGATATGCTTTCCACTCAACAGATCTAGCAGTACAGTTCCATAACTATAGATCACGCTCTCTGGAATAACCCTGCCTGCAAAATAATATGAACTAGATATAAGTCATTGGCCATCAGAAAAAGTTATATTTCAAGTATAACAATAGGAATGCCTTAAATTTCACATCATGAAATGTAAGCTAGCAACTCAAAAAGGGGTCAAAACATTTAATCCAGGATGAAGAAAATAATGCACAATTAGAAAGATTAAGAGGTGAATAGATCATACTGTACCTCCCATTGGGTATGGTATTTTCAATTAACCCTTAACAAGTAGGACGGACATATGATCTTACTACTAAAGCTCATTATTAATGACATGTTTGGTGAACAAACAAGGATGCTCAAAAATTCCTTatacaaaaattaaaaatcaagcaTTGTCAAAGCTCAGGCTACAACTCAAATAACTGTCCCACGTCACTCCCACCCTGTCACTCCCACCCTGTTTACGACTTTCATGCTTAAGCTTGTCCTAAAACCCAACCAGGTTTCTACAACAGCCTAAGATAAGCACTGTTTTTCACAAAAATATAATCTAATAAACTCAGTTGAGCTTTACAATATTATAAAGTTGACTGTATGAAATAATTTGATTCCAAGTACCAGATTTATTGGAGTCACTAGCTTTCGCTAATAAACAACATAAACTTGCCTAGTAACAGGttcaacacaaatcacagaggCACTTATCCATCTATATATCATCGACATTTTCATTGATTGTTCAAACGTCGAATCAGAATGACTTTAAGAAGTGGAAGTTACCATACGCACTTGAACTTGGTAAATGTATCACAATAACAAACCAAATTCCTATGTGATGaagatataaatatattttttgttCAACCAACTAATTGCCCACTATAATGCACCTCGATGTTCTAGATAATGAAACTGATTGCGAAAAACAGGACTCTAGCTACAATCTGGCAGCAATTTTTTATGAAGGTAATTCTGAACATGATAATACAAGCTCTTGGTGACTTCATAACAGATTAGCTCAATTTTCTTTTTTAGGGAAACGATGTAACCATGCTAAAAACTATAGAATGCATAAGACTGCCAAAATATCTTCAAAACTAAGAAGCAGGGAGGAAAGAACAAATCTCAATGAGCAGAAAACAAGCGCAATTTATCGACTTCTTAAGAGGAAATACAAACTATACTTAGCCGGGCACAATCCTTAGAGCAATTACATCTCCCAACTATACAAAGGTAACCATCGATTCTTCTACATTGATTAATAAGTAGGTACGAAAAAACACAGCTTCTACACTAATATATAAACAAATATGCTGAAATAAACAATTAATGCTTCGTGTGTAGTTCAGCCCAAAGAAAAAGCATGACTTCCTATTCTAAAGGGTGACAGGCACACCTAATTTCTTAATCTATAATTTAGCAGCACAATATGCCACTACAATGGTTTTGGGGTAATGTGAAACCacttacacttgataaagaaaCTGATCTAGCAACATTTTGAAACTTCCCTGATATgctcatttatatatatatatatggggcAAGAATTTTAAATAAACAACCCACGCATAACTCACATGCAGCCTGTTATACACAATGCACctaattccctccatttttaaattaattttttctGTCATTCAAcgagttttttttttaaatttgacCAATATTTATCTAGACCTCTCCAAGCTTTTTGTATCAATATGAAGTGCTATATTCCGgcgataaatcactaattatactTACGAGAATCACTAAAATTTAGCTAATTTAACTAACAATATAAAAGGAACAGACAAAGATATTGAACTTTGTTGGGCCTGGTACAATTATGTGGGCTATGATTTTATTAAGCccaaataaataaatgaaaaaaaaaCATAGGAGAAGGTCCGAGAGCAGAAAAAGAGAAATGAAAAAGGGGAGACAAAGCGTTGTTGTGAGTATATGGTATTCATACTGATATACTCTTCAATCACTAAATCGCATGATAACAATCACTAAACTGTACATAATAATCACCAAATTACACATAGTAATCAATATATTGTACATAGAAATCACTATTTACATGGTCTGGTTTCTAGGGTTTAGGGTCTAAAGGCCCTAAACCCTAGACTAAGTTAGGGTTTAGGCTCTAGGCTTTAGGGCCTAAACACCTTAAACCCTAAATAGATGGAATATTTATCAACTAATTTCTTATTATTAGAAAGagctaaatatttttaaaacttatttaaCGAATTGGTGAACCCTAAAAAATTAACTATTAAATTAATTCCAATTTAAATTTTAGATATTAATTTCTAGATcttgaattattaaattttataaacaGACAAAACATGTCAAAGAAACTAAATGCTGATCTTAAAGAATATTTTGTGGCATAACTGATTCCATCATATCCGGGAAAAATTTGAATATTTGAAAGTATATATTGTGTCATTATTGATGCATATATTGTGACTTGATTGACCGACTAACTAATTAGTTGTATATGAGAGGATAGCTTGTAATTAGCACAGGATTAGCTAGTTTTTAGCCTCTAACTTGCCTCTAATTAGTTAGGACTCCTACTGTATAAAGGGACACTTCTCAATGAGGAAAAAAACACATTCTTGCAGTTCAATCTTTTTGTCTATGATtatcatggtatcagagccaagttTATAATCGAGATTCAGTTCTTGTTCAAGATTTTTTTTTCAACGTCATCGATCAGATTTTTATTCTCAGTCCAAGTTTTTCAATTTTCTGTAAAGTACCATAGAAACCAACAGATCATGTCTTCAGAAACGTACGATAACTGCTTAGTTCGTTTTAATGGCAAGAATTATTCTGCTTGGTCGTTTCACTTCAAGATATTTGTCAAAGGCAAAGATATGTGGGGTTATGTTGATGGCAGCAAACCTGCTCCAGataaagaaaaaagaagaaaacgAGCATGCTTTATGGGAAGTTATGGATGCTCAAATTATGTCTTGGATTTTAGGATATGTGGAATCAAACATCATTCTCAATTTGCTGCCTTATAAGACTTCAGCTGAGATGTGGAATTACATGAAGAAAGTTTATGATCAACAAAACAGTGCTCGGCGATTTCAGCTTGAACACGAGATATCTTCTCTTCAATAGGGAAGTCTCTCTATTTCAGAGTTTTATTCCTCTTTTATGAATATGTGGGCTGAATATACCGATATCATTTATGCTACCTTACCATCTGAAAGTCTCATTGGAGTTCAATCTGTTCATGAAACAACTCAAAGGGATCAATTTCTTATGAAATTGAGATCTGAATTCGAAAGTACCAGATCCAATATTATGAATCGAGAGTTTGTCCCTTCTTTAAATGTTTGTCTCAATGAGTTACTTCGTGAGGAGCAACGACTTCTTACTCAGTCCAATATGGAACAATACAAATCTAATGTTGTTCCAATTGCGTATGCAGCTCAAAGTAAGTCGAGAGGCAGGGATATGAGTAATGTTCAGTGTTTTTGTTGCAAGGGTTTCGGTCATTATGACTCAAATTGTTCTAATAAATTCTGCAACTACTGCAAAAAAGATGGCAATATCATTAAAGAATGCCCAATTCGTCCTCCAAAGAGATACCAAACAGCATACAACGCTTCAGTCGATTCTTCTATTGCTAGTAGCTCGGTAAGTGCAACTCCTCTCCCGCAAAGTGATCCTGCTGCAGGTCAGTCAATGACCCCTGGAGTGATATGATCCAGCAGATGATTGTTTCTGCCCTATCTGCATTGGGAATATCTGGTAAACCTCTTCTGAAATCTGCTCCTTGGTACTTTGATTCTAGAGCTTCCCACCACATGACAAATAATGTTGATATGCTCAccaatataattaaatatattgGAAATCTCAAAATTCATACAGCTGATGAAAATACTTTACCTATCACGACCACTGGTGATGTTTCTTCCTGTACAACTGATGTTCTAGTCTCACCTAACCTTTCCCCCAATCTTGTTTCTATTGGACAATTAGTTGACAATAATTGTAAAGTAGAATTTTCTAAAACTGGTTGTCTCGTGCAGGATCAACATTAAG is a window from the Apium graveolens cultivar Ventura chromosome 1, ASM990537v1, whole genome shotgun sequence genome containing:
- the LOC141662696 gene encoding serine/threonine-protein kinase BSK2-like; the protein is MGCFQSKTVNVQSPVKEPEPKPDLANGDQVDQDQVPAFKEFALAELRTAANGFSNDFIVSESGEKAPNVVYRGKLRSNRVVAIKRFSKQSWPDPQQFVTEASEVGKVRHKRLVNLIGYCAEGDERLLVAEFMPNDTLSKHLFHWEKQPLPWEMRVRVAHYIVEALDHCSATNRKIYHDLNAYRVLFDEEGDPRLSSFGLMKNSRDGKSYSTNLAYTPPEFMRTGRVIPESVIYSYGTVLLDLLSGKHIPPSHALDLIRGKNVLLLVDSSLEGQYANEDATALVTLASQCLNYEARDRPEIKFLLTAVAPLQKQKEVASHVLMGLTKTPAVLPTMLSPLGKACARMDFTAVHDILLKTGYRDEEGAENELSFQEWTQQVQDMLNTKKFGDIAFRDKDFTNAVDYYSKLVSMMSVPSGTIFVRRAISYLMLGQPEFALRDAMQAQVCLPEWPTAFYMQALALSKLGMETDAQDMLNDGAIFEAKKQNSWRN